GCTCTCCGTGAAGAATGCAAAACTGGAAACTGTACTGAAGCAGATCAAGAACCAGACAGGCTATTCGTTTTTTTTCAACGAAGTATTTTATAACAAGGCTTCAAAAGTAACGCTCAATTTTCAGGGACTTACTTTAACTGAGGCTCTTACGAAGATCTTCAGTCAACAGACGGAATTGGTGTATACCATCGTAGGGAGAACAGTGGTGGTAACGGAAAAGGAGAAACCGAAACTGCCTGTTGATTCTGCCGGAAATCCGGCTGCTTCATCAACTGCAAGTTCCGCCAATGCTATTAAAGGATTCGTGTACAATAAAAGATTTGAACCGCTCAGCAATGCGAGTATCATGTTACGTGGCACATCCAAAGGTGTTAGTACCGCTGCCAATGGCTCTTTCGAATTCAAGGAGGCAAAGCTGGGAGATATGCTGAGAGTAAGTTATATCGGATACAAACCAGTGGATGTAAAAGTGGAATTTTTACAGGGCATCACTGTTATGCTGGAAGACGCTACCAATGAACTTGACCAGGTAGTGGCGCAGGGTTACAGTAAAACAACCAGGCTGCTGAGTACTTCTTCCGTGGCCCGTGTTTCCGGTGAGGAGATCGCTCGTCAACCTGTGATGAATCCGCTCATGGCCTTGCAGGGGAAAGTTCCGGGCATGATCGTAACTCCCAACTCCGGGCATGCGGCAGCGCCGGTTGAGATCACCATCAGGGGTAAAAGCCTTTTATCGGCAGCCAGTCCCAATCCGCTGATCGTGATCGATGGAACACCTATGAATGTTGGCTCCAATGATGGCGTATTACATGGGGATGGACCTGTACAGGGATGGATGGCCACGCTAAGTCCGGCAGGCAGCCAGAGCCCGCTTTTCGGATTCAACCCGAAGGATATTGAAAGTATAGAAGTATTGAAAGATCTCGGCTCAACTGCCATCTATGGTTCTTCAGGCGCCAATGGTGTGATACTGATCACTACTAAAAGAGCCAAATCAAATACATCCGATCTGAATGTGAGTGTAGGATATGGCATATCCAAAGTGATGCGCTATTTCGATATGCTCAACACAAAACAGTATCTCGAAATGCGGAGGGAGGCTTACAAGAACGATGGTCTTACACCCATGCCTGCTGATGCTCCGGACCTGCTGCTTTGGGATACTACCAGGTATACTGACTGGCAAAAGGAAATATTTGGTAACACCGGTAGCAACCTGAATGCGATGATCAGCTATTCGGGGGCGGGCCGCAGCTCAGAAGTTCCATAAGCGCAAGCTACAATACTGTAAGATCCATTACCAGGGTCTCAGGTAAGAATGAAGCCATCAATGTAAGGATGGGTGTGGACTTTGCCAGTAATAACCAAAAATTCAAAGTATCGGCTACAGCAGCGTACACCTATACGCTGGCCAATATGGTGAGTACGCCCATTCTGAGCAAACTACCTCCCAATGCACCACCGCTGCTGGACTCTGCAGGTGAGATCAACTTCAGGGGATATGCAGGAACTATTGGTGTTATCGAAAGTACAGGCATTCAAAACCTGTTCCAGCCGATCGACAGCCGCACCAATGCCCTTATGACCAATTTCAAAGTAAGCTATCAACTGGCGAAAGGGCTCTCCGTTATTTCAAATCTTGGACTGATCCGGTCAAACAATGAAAGTTGGGCACTGACACCTATCAGGTCCCTGAATCCAGCGATGAACCCAACAGGACAAACCGTGCATTCCAGGGGAACGAACAGTACGTTCACATTCGAGCCTCAGCTCAGTTACGATACCTGGATCGGTAAAGGAAAGCTGGCCATCCTTGCCGGCGCTACTTTAAAGAACGAGAAAAGAGAAAGCCTGAGCACGATGGCAATTGGTTTCACCAATGATGCCCTCCTGCGCTCCATTATGGCCGCTCCATTCTCCTTTAGCGCCAATACTTATTCTCCCTACAAATATTTCGGCGTATTGGGAAGAGTGGAGTATATCTGGGATAATAAATACGTAATGAATCTGACGGGAAGGAGGGATGGTTCTTCCAGGTTCGGTCCGGGCAATCGTTTCGGGAACTTTGGTTCCATCGGCGCTGCATGGATCGCTACTGCAGAGCCCTGGATCGCCAAAACGCTTGCGCCTGTAGTAAGTATGCTGAAGTTCCATGCCAATTACGGCACAGCCGGATCAGACGGCGGAGGCGATTACCAGTACCTTACCCAATGGGGAAGAAAGGAAATGCCGGTGTATGGCGGCGTGGCGCCGATGGTAAGCATGCATGCCGTTAACCAGGATTATCACTGGCAGTCGAGCAAAGAGATAAACCTTGGTATGGAAGTGGGATTTGGAAAAGACAGCCGTGTATCAATGTCACTCAACTATTACAACAGGCGAACAGGTGATCAGCTGCTCGGCAATCCCACACCGATCTATACAGGGTTCCCAACTGTATATGGTAACTGGAATGCAGTGGTAGATAATAAAGGATATGAAGGCAGAATAGTTATACAGGCGATACAAAAGAAAAACTTTGGCTGGAACATGAGTGTGAATGGCGGATTCAACAGGAACATGTTGAGGTCTTATCCCGGCATCGAGAACTCTCCTGACTTCTATAAATACGTGGTGGGAGAATCAACACAGAATATTTACCTGCTGAATTATGTGGGCGTGGATCCGATGACAGGAAACTACCAGTTCCAGGATTACAATGGAGATGGATCTATCGATCCCAGTTCTCATTTCAACAATCCTCCGCTAACCTTCCCGAGCGATGTACAGAAAGTGATGTTACTGGGACCGAAATTCACCGGAGGTATTGATCATAACCTGCGATACAAAAACTTTTCACTGAATCTAAGCTTCAGCTACAGGTTCCAGAATGGAATGGAGGCTTTCAGAACGGCTCAGAATCCCGGAACGATGGGAAATATTACCGTGGAGATGTTCAATAACCGCTGGCGGAAACCAGGCGA
This portion of the Pseudobacter ginsenosidimutans genome encodes:
- a CDS encoding SusC/RagA family TonB-linked outer membrane protein, whose translation is MGVDFASNNQKFKVSATAAYTYTLANMVSTPILSKLPPNAPPLLDSAGEINFRGYAGTIGVIESTGIQNLFQPIDSRTNALMTNFKVSYQLAKGLSVISNLGLIRSNNESWALTPIRSLNPAMNPTGQTVHSRGTNSTFTFEPQLSYDTWIGKGKLAILAGATLKNEKRESLSTMAIGFTNDALLRSIMAAPFSFSANTYSPYKYFGVLGRVEYIWDNKYVMNLTGRRDGSSRFGPGNRFGNFGSIGAAWIATAEPWIAKTLAPVVSMLKFHANYGTAGSDGGGDYQYLTQWGRKEMPVYGGVAPMVSMHAVNQDYHWQSSKEINLGMEVGFGKDSRVSMSLNYYNRRTGDQLLGNPTPIYTGFPTVYGNWNAVVDNKGYEGRIVIQAIQKKNFGWNMSVNGGFNRNMLRSYPGIENSPDFYKYVVGESTQNIYLLNYVGVDPMTGNYQFQDYNGDGSIDPSSHFNNPPLTFPSDVQKVMLLGPKFTGGIDHNLRYKNFSLNLSFSYRFQNGMEAFRTAQNPGTMGNITVEMFNNRWRKPGDNAKYSRFTTTYNQPYARELSNLGYVDASSLRMNNISFSWSLTEKIYRKLGLKGAFVSINAGNIFVITKYQGLDPDIQSINVMPPTKDIVLNINITL
- a CDS encoding SusC/RagA family TonB-linked outer membrane protein codes for the protein MKLTALILVIGCLFCSLRGTAQVVTLSVKNAKLETVLKQIKNQTGYSFFFNEVFYNKASKVTLNFQGLTLTEALTKIFSQQTELVYTIVGRTVVVTEKEKPKLPVDSAGNPAASSTASSANAIKGFVYNKRFEPLSNASIMLRGTSKGVSTAANGSFEFKEAKLGDMLRVSYIGYKPVDVKVEFLQGITVMLEDATNELDQVVAQGYSKTTRLLSTSSVARVSGEEIARQPVMNPLMALQGKVPGMIVTPNSGHAAAPVEITIRGKSLLSAASPNPLIVIDGTPMNVGSNDGVLHGDGPVQGWMATLSPAGSQSPLFGFNPKDIESIEVLKDLGSTAIYGSSGANGVILITTKRAKSNTSDLNVSVGYGISKVMRYFDMLNTKQYLEMRREAYKNDGLTPMPADAPDLLLWDTTRYTDWQKEIFGNTGSNLNAMISYSGAGRSSEVP